In Miscanthus floridulus cultivar M001 chromosome 19, ASM1932011v1, whole genome shotgun sequence, the DNA window CGCCTTATCTTTGATCCGTCCTCCTCCGCCAACCACAAGCAGACGACCGGCTTCAGCTCCAACACAGTTATTAGCAGCTCCTCATCAGGTACCATAGTCTCGACCACCAACACATCTAGATCTAGCGGCTCTAGCCTGCACTTGTACTTGTTCGACGACGAAGACGACGGTACATATACCCTCAACAAGGCCCGCGAAGAAACGGAGAAGAAGCGGATGaacaacatcaagagcctggtccaGGAATTCTTTggtgcgtcgtcgtcgtcgtcgtccgcgaATTGCACAATCGACAGCGGCGACATGAGCGTcctggagaggtggttcacagaGCTGGGCGTCGGCTGGGTGCTCCACATCTCTGATGTTGATGCGTCTATAGCCGTGATACAGCCCGACCATACTTTGGATCCACGAAGCTGGATCCGGGCTCTCAACGAAATCATGGAAACCATTCGTCTCACCCCATCTTTCTTTTCTGACCGTGGATTCGAGGGCATGCCCAGTatttggaagaagaagaaggagaagaagaagaagaaggggaagaagaagaaggagaagaagaaggagaaggagaaggagaaggaggaggaggagaaggagaagaaggaaaagaagaaggagaagaaggagaagaagaaggaggagaagaagaaggagaagaaggaggaggagaagaagaaggagaagaaggagaagaagaaggagaaggaggagaaggagaagaaggagaagaagaaggaggagaaggagaagaagaagaagaagaaggagaaggagaaggagaagaagaaggagaagaaggagaaggagaaggagaagaaggagaagaaggagaaggagaagaaggaggaggagaagaaggagaaggagaagaagaagaagaaggaggagaagaagaaggagaagaagaaggagaaggagaagaaggaggaggagaagaaggaggagaagaagaagaaggagaagaagaagaagaaggaggagaagaaggaggagaagaagaaggagaagaagaagaaggaggaggagaagaaggaggaggagaagaagaagaaggagaagaaggaggaggagaagaagaagaaggagaagaagaagaagaaggaggagaagaaggagaagaaggagaagaagaagaagaagaaggagaagaaggagaaggagaagaagaaggagaagaagaagaagaagaaggaagaagaagatgttTTTTTTCGAAAATCGGTAAGAGAGTTGTCGAATTACATTATTAGAAGGGGGGAAAACAAAATACAGAAAGAAGAAAAGGCAGAGGAGGCTGAGAGCTGTATTCCGGATCAGTTTCAGTTTGCACGGTTTATCCAAGAAACCATGCTGAAAATGCTTGCTTTTGTTGACTTCCTAGTTGCTCTGGATCCTAATACCATTTGTGAATTTTCTGTTGCCAATGGCAGTGGGGTGCCAGAACCAGCACTATACCAGAAGATCAGTATCTTGCTGCGTGTGCTCGACGCTCTGTCCAATGCCTTTTTCGAGGTCGAGGTGCTACTCCTTTCGATGCCCTCGGAGTCGGAAGAGGTTAAAAGGATTCGGGGCGAGACAATCAACCTCTTGTATGCCAAGGACAACAAGGCGACTGAGGCCGTATGGGGCACAATGCAGGAGATCTGGGCTCTGATCATGGAGTCCATGGAGGAGGACGGCCAAGACTCCGTGATGACTACGCAGGGATCGTCGGACATTCACAAGGTCACTCTGTCTGTAATCAACCACATCAGGTACCTATGGGCTAACCACTGGTCAGTGACCTCAATTGTGTTCAGCCTTGGTAATAAGAAGCATGTCACTGAGACTGGAGACACTACTAGTAATCCTTTAGCCAGCCTGACAATTGAGATGGTCTCCTGTCTTGAAGAAAAACTTGCCAAAATGTCGCAATCCTTCACAGACCAGGGCCTCAGATACATgttcttgatcaacaactcaaCCTACATATTGCAGCAACTTCAAACTACATACGGCAACAACTTCTTACGCTCATATTTCGCAGCCCTTGATCGAAGAATCGAGGGCTACATACAGGCCTATCTAAAACTGTGTTGGGTACCAGTGTTGTCATGTTTGCTCAATCCTACACCTCACTGCTTCTGGAAAAGCTACTCTCCATTGCCTAAGTTTGAGTATGAATTTGAGAAAATCTGTACGACCCAAAAGTTGTGGAAGGTCCCGGATCCTGAGCTGAGAAAAAGAATGCGCGATGCTATCACTACCAAAATCATTCTAGGCTATACAAGGTACATTGAGGACAACAAAGTTTCCACCACAAAACTCACTCCCCAGAACCTGAAAGAGATGTTGCAAGAGCTTTTTGAAGGATGAGCACCACAAAAGACAAGTCAACGTAGATACATTTAGTTATATTTCCTCCTATGTTAGTTTCGGTATGAAATGTGAACATTGTTGGCTATTGATTCAAATTTGAACATTATCTTGCATGCATATAGTTAGCATTCGATTTTGTTTTTTAAAACTAGATGTGACACCACGTCGGTCTAGTAGTCATCGGCGACGGGGGATCAGCGAGTTTCTGGTGTGACTCGTGGCTGCTGGCTGGTCCGGTGAGAAGGTTCGCTCCGGCCTTGTTCACAGCGGTGTCCAGGCGCGCTCACAAGAGAATGGTCAGCGAGGGCATCAGCACAGACGGTGGGTGCGAGACATCGTTGGCGGGTGGTATGTTGGAGGAGTTGCATCTGTCTCCACCAGTGCCTGACAGGTTTGTGTGGCGGTGTACGACCGATGGCGTCTACTCCGCCTCCTCGACGTACAAGGCCCTCTCATCGGGATGACCGATATGCAGACTGTTCGGCTTGGTCTATACGATCGTATATGTATATGATCGTGGATTGTaagttggaatagtatttttctttcatatcaaaccagccagcagtaaataatccacggtcgtttcagccgaaacgaacaggctgatgatcGGCGCAAGGGAGCTCTAGGGTCTGCGAGCGCCGCCCAGGGGCGGATCCAATGGGTCGTCAGGTAGGGCGACTACCTGGATTTTGGTACAAAATTTTTTCCTAGTCTACAGAGCCCAAGAAAATTTGGctcaaggccatgtttagttcggcGGAGTTGGCGCCGCCGGATTTACGGTAGCTACACTGTAGCTAcggtagcgttttgtttttatttggtaataattgtctaatcgttgactaattagattCAAAACGTTCGtatcgcaaagtacaaccaaactgtgcaattagtttttgatttcatcaacatttagtacttcatgcatgtaccacaagtttgatgtgacggagaatcttctttttgtatagtgtcaaagtttgaattttggataaaactaaacatggcccaaatGCCCATCTGTCAGTTACACCCTGTCACTCCGGTCTCAGCCTAcgattttttaatttatttttaacactttttgttaactatttttaaatctaacactttgtttgtttttttttcaaaactaatattttttgccgcgcctattgccatggcgtggcGAAATACCGGGAGAGTGTTCGGGTGGCATTAAAGTCGAACTGTAGCAGCTGAAAACACTGTAGCAGCTAAAATTTGATGAGAGAAACACTGCTCTGGTTGGAAAAAAAGGCAGGCCAGCCAGCCAAAACTGGCCAGCCGAACACGCTGCTGTGCCACGTCATACATGGTGGCGCGACGGGAGGATGATGTGGCAAAGACCGAGGGCGCTGACCGTTAACGTGGCAGGgtctaccgcgccaccgatcttgacgcGGCATTGACACGCCATGGCACATGGCGCGGCACCCTAGACACGGAGAGACGGACACTTAGCTGACGCATGTTGCTTTCACAGCAGGGGTAGGCGCAGAGACTTGGGTGGGCAGtgttaaggggtgtttggttcaacggactaaattttagtccatgtcatatcGGACGTTCGGATATAAATTAGGATGACTAagtatgagttaattataaaactaattacacagatggagactaatttactagatgaatttattaagcctaattaattcatcattagcacataatACTGTAGCACTACGTTGtcgaatcatagactaattaggcttaaaagaatcgtctcgcaaattaatgtCAATCTATACAGTTacttttataattaatctatttttgatactttatgcatgtgtcaAATATATAATAGGAACGGAATAAAATTTAGTCCGTGAAACTGCAGTGCGTAGCTGTGCTATAGGCTGACTCCTAGCTAGCGTGCTAGAGTGCCACGTGCATACGGCAGCAGCTCCCACTGGCCACTGGTAGGACTGGATCGGAGATCAGAAATGGCTGGTGGACATGATGGTTCATCGCGATTCATTGCATTGCCTGccctcgctgctgctgctgtgaaGAAACAGTGAGATTGGGATTTCACTTCaccctttttttcctttttctttttgcgGTCCAATTCCGGTGAAAAGAAACCAGCCAAAGCGCGACACTGTTACACGCTGAATGGCTGGGGGAGTGAAAAAGTGGCAACTGGGGCTGAAATCCTTTTGTGCTGGTACTATTACTAAAGAAATGCTCTCAACTGAATCATGTAATATAGCATATTCATGGCATGTACAAGGATTACCCACTAGCTGCAACCAATTTTATGAAGCTGCTCTGGTTTGAAAGAGGGAGAACATTTTTATCTGTCAAAAAGGTGTATGATGTTACATTACGATGAATTGATGATGGGATGTGAAAACCCAAACATAATATTTCTGAAAGCTGAAAAAGATTCATTGGCAAAGAAAGTTCAATATAAAGTGACTACATATATCATTTAATAATGCTGCAGAGGGAGCACTGCACACATACAGCAACACGGAAAGCTACTTTTACAGCGACTTGAAGCCTCATTTAATAATTGTGCAGTGGGAGCACTGCACAGTTACAGGAACACTAGGAGATGCCACTGCCCGGAATAGTTCAGACAAGCTGCTGAAGGTTGTTTCAAAAAAGAAAAGCTGCTGAAGGAAAGAGAACAATAAACATAAAGCAATTTCGCCCCAAAGACTTGAATATTAATTAGCCTTTTTCCTACTTGggattactcaaaaattttcaaaaTCCAACCGATTATAGAAATGACAGAACCAAAGAAAACAATGGAGTGCGGAGGCTGGACGAAACAGAAAAGACTCCAGCTGGCACATCGCCCATattaggtcttgtttagattaAAAAAATTTCACCCTAaaatatcacatcgaatcttgcggcacatgcatggagtactaaatgtagacgaaaaaaaaactaattgcacagttggatgagaaatcgcgagacgaaactttcaaacctaattagtctataattagacactaattaccaaatacaaacaaaagtgctacagtagtcaaacaGAACCCAAACCAAAAAAAATTtgcgaactaaacgcgcccttacaCAAATGACTCACAAAGTGCGTAAAATGGTTTCACTCCAAAGTTATCCCTATCCCCAATGACTTACAAGATGACATAAGGTTCGTTGCAACAGAATGGGGAAAATGTAGATTAGCAAAGAAATAACAAACCGGTATAATCGAAGTAGAAAACCACTTCAATCTTTTCAGCATACATTTACACATAATATTGATCGCAAGTTTCTTTTATTACCCTTTCCTTAAATGCATGATATCCATCAGTTTGAACCATTTTTTTTCTAGACGGAAGGAGTATTTGCAAAATGTTTGACTCAATAGTGGTACAGACACCAGGTCGGTAGTAGGTACCCAGGGTTCTTTAGAAAAACATTTCCTGGAAATACTAGATGCAGATCAATGCAGAGTTCAAAGTGATACTAATGTGCTAAACCTGAGGTTTTCAAGCTTAGTTCATGCATGATCTATCTTCTCGAAGACACAAGAGAGTTGTATATCATTGCGCTGGCCCTGTTCGGCGTACTCCATATTCagtttgttcggcttattttttttagccggaacagtgtttttctctcacaacaattcagccagaatagtgttttttcagccaagttttagaccagcgaacgggccaTAATAAGAAGAGAAATTTGAAGTACAACACACCTTTTATGAGTTATATTTGACCACAGGAAAGTAAGAACAAccagcaccacaaaaaaactcaAGAGAACTAAAATGTAACCACAGCAACTCCTAGCCCGGCCATACCCTAAAGTTTAGCCAATTCCAAAGCAATGTTTGCTACACTTTGAAAACCAGGATAAGTTCCATTAAGAATGCAGTCATTTTGGTGTTTCCATATCAGACTCCTTTTTTTTTAATTAACTTAATATTTTCAGTAGGGGCCAAATACCCCTCctgttctttcaaaaaaaaaaaaaccatgccCCCAAAATGACGAGTATACTAAGACCCGTTCCAATAGCGTGGCGTCCAAAATGCTAATTCTCATCCACCACACTTTGAACTCCACACATCATCAGGCTGAGGTGAAGGATTTCCAAAATAACAAGAACTAAACCTGCCTTGAGAGAATACACATGATGCCAATATGTGCTGGATACTATTTTTCTTGACTGCATAAAGGGCAGCTCTGAAGATGTAGCAGTCCCCTTCTCGCCAAACAATTTGCAGTCAGACATCAGCAATGAAGTGTGCTACTGCTAGCCACAGAAAAAAAAAGGCATTAATTTTCTTTGGGCCCACGAATTCACACATGTTACCAAGGCTTGACGGTATGATGCCCGGGTCGTATGCCGACTTAGCGGTATACTGCCCAGGATCAAAATGCTTCAAACTATGCTCATCTTCGAGATGCCGCGTCaaaatcggtggcgcggcagattCTGCCACGTCATTGGTCAGCGTCTCCGGTCTTCGCCACGTCATCCTTCTGTCACGTCACCTTGCATAGCGCGACACAGGCGTTTCGCTGCATCATgacaatagacgcggccaaaagtattagttttgaagaaaaaaatagtgTTAAATTTAAAAATAGCTtagaaaaagtgttaaaaataaaaataaaaatcctAGGAGGAAGGGACCCCGAGCGCGAGTCCGCGACCCCCGCTCCCACCTGACCCTGATGCGACCCTACGAGCGACCGGCCCCTATCCAGCCGCACGACCCCGCCGCCCGCCCCTGCGCACCCCACACTCGTGGCTCCGCTAGCTCCGCGCCTCCATGGCTCGACCAGACCACCGCCGGTAAGCGTCGTGGCCGTCCTGTGCGTGCTGCCCCACGGTTGGTCGGTTGGCTTCTGCCCGTCCACGATGTTATATGTTTGATTTAGGGAGATAGCTCGGTATCTCGCTCAGCTCGGCTCGGTCTGGCTCGTTAGAAGGCCAGTTCGTTATCCTaactcgttatcctaacgagctaaAAGTccagcttggctcggctcggtaactagctcgagctggctcgtttggCTCGTGAGGCAGAGGAAAGATAGGGAAATTAGCAATAAACAACATACAGTTTGTTCACTGATTCACATATACATGATATGTATGTACTAATGAAGTGATGATGTGTGGTTAATATAAAGTTTTGTCCAACAGATCGGGTTCCTTGTAGTTACTAGGCTACGAATTAAGCAAATCCAAGTCTATAGATAAACAGATATCAGATAATCTGAGGTATAGGGCAGATCCGGATAGCCCAACAGAACAAAATGATGATTTCCATGAAGAAAGCTTGATTTATTATCTGAGCTCGAACCATTCTAGATTTTCATGATCCACTCTAAGCAAAATGGATTCCGAGCAGACCACTACGAAGGGGCACCCAATGAAGAGATGAAGTAATAGAGATTCCTCTTCTTGACCTTGACATTAAACATAGTCAAAACTTTCTAGGTCCATATTTCTTCTTCTCAGCGTTCCTCTAGTGCCTAGTCTATCTTTTAGTAATAACCAAAAGAAGACTCTCTGCTTGTTCTAACAGGAGCTTCTCCAAAGCCATTTGAAGGCAGGGTGTACCAAGCAGTGACCACTTAAAGATTTATATGCTTTGTAGGAGGAAAAGTGACCAGAATTTCAATTTTAATTTCTTTTGATCTAAGGATGTGTTTGGTTCGTCACCCAAACATACTAGAGGTTATCCAAAAAAGTTTGTCACCACATTTCATCACCTGAACATGTTGGAGGTTATCCGAATATGACCACATATAAGAATATTGTAAAAAATGTTCCAGTTTAATAAGAAGTTGTTTGAGAAAATGTTATCCAAAACATACTTAAATGTGAATATGTGATCATATTTGAAGATTTGGTATCCATGTACATTGTCTGTTGATGGTGAGGTGTTTATAGTGACTTCGTCAATTTTGATATCTACTATGTCGGTCTTTGGAAGATGCTAATAAACTTGAAGTGTGTGTGCATCTATATATGAGAGCGTTCGCTAGTACAAAATTGATTTTTGCTGACGCTTACGATTTTTTTCACTAACGGTTCATAATGTATAGGCGCCAATAGAAATAGAATTGTGGGGCCATGCTATATGAACCACTGGTGCAAATTTATTTTTATTGGTTATTTTCTTAAGTATATTGCCAGTAAAAACCATGTATTTCTACTGGCGGTAAACTTGATAAAATAACAACTAAAATGAATTTACAATGGCAATTTTCTTAATTAACCTAGTGCCACTacaaataattttatttttttctaattttttgaATTCTCTCGGATGCATAAATGGTCTAAATTAAAGTTGTAGTATTCCAAAAGACctacaactttgtaattgactacttttttatttgaaattatttatggctaggaaataatattttaaaattaatgattttaaaattcatatttttttgaaTTTCTGAAATGACCTCGTATGGAAAAACGATCAAAAGAAACGTTATAGACCATGACGATATCTAAAACTTTTGAGTTGAAACTTTTTAATTACAGCTATTGGATCTATTCTACTTTATAAATAATTATCCACTTCTGGTCTTGTGTGAAACAATATAAACTAACACATGATCCTAATTTATATTGCCCACATATGTCATTAAGAAACATGATAGAATGTAGACCTAAATTTGCATTTAAGTACTTGCGTGCTCTTATTATGATCCATAATTTACATAAGTCAGCTTTCATCTCATTATAAGAAAAATTAAATACCCCTCAAATCTACATCTAAATTTTCAACTTCTCTTACTACAAAAAACAGTTTAGATAATGAATAGAATATATATGTGTTTCTACATTATCCCACCTCTATCAATATTAATGGAGTAAAATTTGATTAAAGTAAATATACACGCCTTATCAACATGCATGAGCAAtaaaatatatatgttatgtttcaccatataaaaaatattttccCAACAACTCATATACTAATGATAATAAATTATTTAAACCATATAACCATACCTGTAATTTATATGGATTGTTACTTTAGATATATTAATGCAATTTAACTAAAATGTTTGACAATTCTACATTGATAATATAACCATAACTGCAAATATAATTTCTTGATAGGAAAATTCAATCATCTTGAGAAGTGTGTGAGACCGATGGCTATATTTTCTTAGCCCTTCACGAATACTTTAGAGTCAGAAGTCGATCATTATAAGGTATAAGTATTAAAATTCTCTTGAGGTTAGCACGGCTACTCCTATCGGAGACCCCACTTGAGAAGTTCTATAACTTATCTTAAGCGATATGGTGCATGTTTCAAATAATAACTTATGCTATTATAGTACTTAATAAGAACATACTCTATGACCTTAAATTCTTATTTTAAAAAGTACAAAAATGAGAGTTAATGAAAGATAAAATAAGCACAAGAGTGAAGGGACCGTGAtgtctaagaggggggggtgaattaggcaacttaaaaatctaactctaaactatggcctctttttccaatcctagcaaaacctatgcaatagatgaactatctaaatgtgcaactacggtttagctagtgtgttgctatctctaccacaaaaaggagtaatacaattaatgtaaatgcggaagctaaagagcaaggtagatatatgcaaactcccgtcgatgactccggtatttttaccgaggtatcgagaagcgcgcaagcttccccctagtcctcgttggagcccctccaagggccaagctcctggtcgggtaactccgtggatagcctcgggccttccccacacgcaagttggtctccgacgtgccttccggcaagcctctcctggatgatccccgccgtcttcactatcaagcttccggccgaaatgccgtgggccttgttctctccggtacacggtggcggccacaccacaaccacagttggtgtgatctcgcaagactacaagtccctccgatgtacaacaatgatgctCACAAGCACCGACTGGTAAGagttatgcaaacctcactaaacactaggcctaaacctagagcaagcgcataagcggtggtctaatcaacctaagcacttcgcaaagcacctacgctaatcacctaatgaatcactaagcactatgcaagtggagatcactaaaatgatgtatcaacacccttggtatgtttcctcagctccacactcttcatttggccggttgggggttgtatttataagccccactgagaaagtagccgttggggatgaaatcccgcttttctgctactgaccggatgctggagtcgtcctgatcggacgcgttcggtcgtcccgaccgttggagccgcgaacaactgatcggacgctgccagcgtccggtcacctgccaccggacgcgtctggtcatagttttgccgctctagaacctctctgtactcaacCGGACTCTGCTAtcctgcgtccgatcgatctgtcaccagcgtctggtcgcgcctattgccgagcctcttgatcggagtgtccggtcactttcttccagcgtccgatcacttctgtgagctcgtttcttcgcgatcttgcgtacagtttggttcctatcttcatgcttggactttgcttaatatcttgggtcttctcttgtgctcctagggtcttgcttatggtgttgatcatcggatcatcacgtcgccttcgtccaagttacgtcttgtatcctattaaactacaaaacaatcacttgcaagttTATTAgtttaatttggttgtgtt includes these proteins:
- the LOC136529466 gene encoding uncharacterized protein isoform X2 — translated: MDGDSGGRAAGMLDRTSDSPSSSRLRRRVSLSAPMPSSFDARSSNDLAVVASSRARLIFDPSSSANHKQTTGFSSNTVISSSSSGTIVSTTNTSRSSGSSLHLYLFDDEDDGTYTLNKAREETEKKRMNNIKSLVQEFFGASSSSSSANCTIDSGDMSVLERWFTELGVGWVLHISDVDASIAVIQPDHTLDPRSWIRALNEIMETIRLTPSFFSDRGFEGMPSIWKKKKEKKKKKGKKKKEKKKEKEKEKEEEEKEKKEKKKEKKEKKKEEKKKEKKEEEKKKEKKEKKKEKEEKEKKEKKKEEKEKKKKKKEKEKEKKKEKKEKEKEKKEKKEKEKKEEEKKEKEKKKKKEEKKKEKKKEKEKKEEEKKEEKKKKEKKKKKEEKKEEKKKEKKKKEEEKKEEEKKKKEKKEEEKKKKEKKKKKEEKKEKKEKKKKKKEKKEKEKKKEKKKKKKEEEDVFFRKSWGARTSTIPEDQYLAACARRSVQCLFRGRGATPFDALGVGRG
- the LOC136529466 gene encoding uncharacterized protein isoform X1, which gives rise to MDGDSGGRAAGMLDRTSDSPSSSRLRRRVSLSAPMPSSFDARSSNDLAVVASSRARLIFDPSSSANHKQTTGFSSNTVISSSSSGTIVSTTNTSRSSGSSLHLYLFDDEDDGTYTLNKAREETEKKRMNNIKSLVQEFFGASSSSSSANCTIDSGDMSVLERWFTELGVGWVLHISDVDASIAVIQPDHTLDPRSWIRALNEIMETIRLTPSFFSDRGFEGMPSIWKKKKEKKKKKGKKKKEKKKEKEKEKEEEEKEKKEKKKEKKEKKKEEKKKEKKEEEKKKEKKEKKKEKEEKEKKEKKKEEKEKKKKKKEKEKEKKKEKKEKEKEKKEKKEKEKKEEEKKEKEKKKKKEEKKKEKKKEKEKKEEEKKEEKKKKEKKKKKEEKKEEKKKEKKKKEEEKKEEEKKKKEKKEEEKKKKEKKKKKEEKKEKKEKKKKKKEKKEKEKKKEKKKKKKEEEDVFFRKSVRELSNYIIRRGENKIQKEEKAEEAESCIPDQFQFARFIQETMLKMLAFVDFLVALDPNTICEFSVANGSGVPEPALYQKISILLRVLDALSNAFFEVEVLLLSMPSESEEVKRIRGETINLLYAKDNKATEAVWGTMQEIWALIMESMEEDGQDSVMTTQGSSDIHKVTLSVINHIRYLWANHWSVTSIVFSLGNKKHVTETGDTTSNPLASLTIEMVSCLEEKLAKMSQSFTDQGLRYMFLINNSTYILQQLQTTYGNNFLRSYFAALDRRIEGYIQAYLKLCWVPVLSCLLNPTPHCFWKSYSPLPKFEYEFEKICTTQKLWKVPDPELRKRMRDAITTKIILGYTRYIEDNKVSTTKLTPQNLKEMLQELFEG